A single genomic interval of Arachis duranensis cultivar V14167 chromosome 7, aradu.V14167.gnm2.J7QH, whole genome shotgun sequence harbors:
- the LOC110274096 gene encoding uncharacterized protein LOC110274096, whose amino-acid sequence MKDKSLEKSKFIRFERFPFKKTPSNFLVKCIFRKEECSNVKKEPPILIDFFAAEKDSQVARQEDTHADVDVLKRKMNGTDVTDRFDEEFHAEIEMLLYSPIKETTEVLSSVLDGSPELSRKK is encoded by the exons ATGAAG GATAAATCTTTGGAAAAATCTAAGTTCATTAGATTTGAACGTTTCCCTTTTAAGAAGACACCATCAAATTTTTTGGTAAAATGTATTTTTCGAAAGGAGGAATGTTCAAATGTGAAAAAAGAACCCCCAATATTAATAGATTTTTTTGCTGCTGAAAAAGATTCTCAAGTAGCTAGACAAGAGGATACGCATGCTGATGTTGATgtgttgaaaagaaaaatgaatggAACGGATGTGACTGATAGATTTGATGAGGAGTTTCATGCTGAAATTGAAATGTTACTATATTCACCTATTAAAGAAACCACG GAAGTATTATCCAGTGTTCTTGATGGATCTCCAGAGTTGTCAAGAAAGAAGTGA